A part of Fusarium graminearum PH-1 chromosome 3, whole genome shotgun sequence genomic DNA contains:
- a CDS encoding L-xylulose reductase, which produces MVQQIPKANHILDLLSLKGKVVVVTGASGPRGMGIEAARGAAEMGADVAITYASRKEGADKNVEELVKEYGVKAKAYKLNAADYNDVERFVGEVVKDFGKIDGFVANAGATANAGVIDGSAADWDHVIQIDLNGTAYCAKAVGALFRKQGHGSFVITSSMSGHIANYPQEQTSYNVAKAGCIHMARSLANEWRDFARVNSISPGYIDTGLSDFIDAETQELWRSMIPMGRNGDAKELKAAYVYFLSDASTYTTGSDLVIDGGYTCR; this is translated from the exons ATGGTTCAACAAATCCCCAAGGCCAACCAcatcctcgacctcctcagcctcaagggcaaggtcgtcgtcgtcaccgGCGCTTCCGGCCCCCGAGGCATGGGTATCGAGGCCGCCCGCGGTGCCGCTGAGATGGGCGCCGACGTCGCCATCACCTACGCTTCCCGCAAGGAGGGCGCCGACAAGAACGTCgaggagctcgtcaaggAGTACGgcgtcaaggccaaggcttaCAAGCTCAACGCTGCCGACTACAACGATGTTGAGCGATTTGTTGGcgaggttgtcaaggacTTTGGCAAGATTGACGGATTTGTCGCCAA CGCCGGTGCTACTGCCAACGCTGGTGTCATTGACGGCTCCGCTGCCGACTGGGACCACGTTATCCAGATCGACCTCAACGGCACCGCCTACTGCGCCAAGGCCGTCGGCGCTCTCTTCCGCAAGCAAGGCCACGGCTCCTTCGTTATTACCTCCTCCATGTCCGGCCACATCGCCAACTACCCTCAAGAGCAGACCTCTTACAACGTCGCCAAGGCGGGCTGCATCCACATGGCACGCTCTCTCGCCAACGAGTGGCGCGACTTTGCCCGCGtcaactccatctctccCGGCTACATCGACACCGGCCTGTCTGACTTTATCGACGCCGAGACCCAGGAGCTGTGGAGGAGCATGATCCCCATGGGCCGAAACGGAgatgccaaggagctcaaggctgcttATGTTTACTTCTTGTCTGATGCTAGTACTTATACTACTGGTAGCGATCTCGTCATTGATGGTGGATACACTTGCCGATAG